From the genome of Brassica oleracea var. oleracea cultivar TO1000 chromosome C4, BOL, whole genome shotgun sequence:
NNNNNNNNNNNNNNNNNNNNNNNNNNNNNNNNNNNNNNNNNNNNNNNNNNNNNNNNNNNNNNNNNNNNNNNNNNNNNNNNNNNNNNNNNNNNNNNNNNNNNNNNNNNNNNNNNNNNNNNNNNNNNNNNNNNNNNNNNNNNNNNNNNNNNNNNNNNNNNNNNNNNNNNNNNNNNNNNNNNNNNNNNNNNNNNNNNNNNNNNNNNNNNNNNNNNNNNNNNNNNNNNNNNNNNNNNNNNNNNNNNNNNNNNNNNNNNNNNNNNNNNNNNNNNNNNNNNNNNNNNNNNNNNNNNNNNNNNNNNNNNNNNNNNNNNNNNNNNNNNNNNNNNNNNNNNNNNNNNNNNNNNNNNNNNNNNNNNNNNNNNNNNNNNNNNNNNNNNNNNNNNNNNNNNNNNNNNNNNNNNNNNNNNNNNNNNNNNNNNNNNNNNNNNNNNNNNNNNNNNNNNNNNNNNNNNNNNNNNNNNNNNNNNNNNNNNNNNNNNNNNNNNNNNNNNNNNNNNNNNNNNNNNNNNNNNNNNNNNNNNNNNNNNNNNNNNNNNNNNNNNNNNNNNNNNNNNNNNNNNNNNNNNNNNNNNNNNNNNNNNNNNNNNNNNNNNNNNNNNNNNNNNNNNNNNNNNNNNNNNNNNNNNNNNNNNNNNNNNNNNNNNNNNNNNNNNNNNNNNNNNNNNNNNNNNNNNNNNNNNNNNNNNNNNNNNNNNNNNNNNNNNNNNNNNNNNNNNNNNNNNNNNNNNNNNNNNNNNNNNNNNNNNNNNNNNNNNNNNNNNNNNNNNNNNNNNNNNNNNNNNNNNNNNNNNNNNNNNNNNNNNNNNNNNNNNNNNNNNNNNNNNNNNNNNNNNNNNNNNNNNNNNNNNNNNNNNNNNNNNNNNNNNNNNNNNNNNNNNNNNNNNNNNNNNNNNNNNNNNNNNNNNNNNNNNNNNNNNNNNNNNNNNNNNNNNNNNNNNNNNNNNNNNNNNNNNNNNNNNNNNNNNNNNNNNNNNNNNNNNNNNNNNNNNNNNNNNNNNNNNNNNNNNNNNNNNNNNNNNNNNNNNNNNNNNNNNNNNNNNNNNNNNNNNNNNNNNNNNNNNNNNNNNNNNNNNNNNNNNNNNNNNNNNNNNNNNNNNNNNNNNNNNNNNNNNNNNNNNNNNNNNNNNNNNNNNNNNNNNNNNNNNNNNNNNNNNNNNNNNNNNNNNNNNNNNNNNNNNNNNNNNNNNNNNNNNNNNNNNNNNNNNNNNNNNNNNNNNNNNNNNNNNNNNNNNNNNNNNNNNNNNNNNNNNNNNNNNNNNNNNNNNNNNNNNNNNNNNNNNNNNNNNNNNNNNNNNNNNNNNNNNNNNNNNNNNNNNNNNNNNNNNNNNNNNNNNNNNNNNNNNNNNNNNNNNNNNNNNNNNNNNNNNNNNNNNNNNNNNNNNNNNNNNNNNNNNNNNNNNNNNNNNNNNNNNNNNNNNNNNNNNNNNNNNNNNNNNNNNNNNNNNNNNNNNNNNNNNNNNNNNNNNNNNNNNNNNNNNNNNNNNNNNNNNNNNNNNNNNNNNNNNNNNNNNNGGCTGGGAAACGCGGTTATGCACTTGTCCACGAACCCTCCGTCTTAAGGAAGTGTAATGTTCAGTCAATGGTCACCTTTGCAACATGTCAAATCTGCACTGGTGGTCAGTTTCGAGAGTTTTTCATCAAGTGCGTAACAGCTGGCAACACAAACGCTATCTACTATGAAGGGCTCTATGCAGCACTGATCGTAGGTCCTGAGAAATGTATTAGAATATTGCAACCAAATGTCCCAAATCATGATTTATCAACTTTAGCAGTCGGCATTTTCAACGTGTGTATTGGCAATGACAAGGAAGCCAGTAAACTGTTTCAGCAGTTCGAAGCTAATCACTATGACCTTCGCTCGGATGCGATAGTTGGACTGGGAGCTGATCTAGAGTGGCGATTAATATCATTTGGAACGCCATACATGAACAGATATGGTGCATCTTTCAAATTTCCGGATGATGAGGTAGTCAAGTCACCAAGCTGCCTTTATGGCCATGATTACACAGTCGATTTTGAAGGTTCTTGTAAAAACTGCAGGCTATTTTGGATATGCTGCAACATTTCTCACATCCTCTAGGACTTTATTTATGTTATCCTTGATGTTATCTGTTTTCTATCGTATAGATTAAGTATTCGTATACCAAATTGTCCAAACACAAAAAAAGACCATTCCAAAACAGACCCTTCCAAATAGAACCATAAACCATTCCAAATTGGACGTCCATGTCCAAATGGTTTTAGCCCATCTAATTTGGACTTAATAGGTTTCAGTCCATTTGACATCCCTAGTTATGAATGTTAAGTAATAAAAGTGAGTAATTAATGGAATTATTCGTAGACCTTAAGTATTTGAATACCGTCAGTATACGTAGACCTTAAGTATTCGAATACCGTCAGTATTCGAATACCGTCAGTATTCATATACCGTGAGTATTCGTATACCGTCACTATTCGAATACCGTTAGTATTTGAATACCGTCAGTATTCGAATACCGTTAGTATTCGTATACCGTCAGTATTCGAATACCGTTAGTATTCGTATACCGTCAGTATTCGTATAACTAAAGTATTCGTATACCGTCAGTATTCGAATACCGTTAGTATTCGTATACCGTCAGTATTCGAATACCGTTAGTATTCGTATACCGTCAGTATTCGAATACCGTTAGTATTCGTATACCGTCAGTATTCGAATACCGTTAGTATTCGTATACCGTCAGTATTCGAATACCGTTAGTATTCGTAGGTGCTGGAGTCGGTGCCGGAGCTGTCTGGGTAGTTGTCCATCCTGAACTGCCCAGAACCCAATGTGTCGTCGGTCCAGTCGGAAGCGTCGTCATCCACGTCCGTGTCCATCTGCAACCACTCCCAGTAGTCACCTTCATCATCGTCCTTTAACCCCGTCTCTTCTTCGCCGGGGTATCCATAACCCTCATCCTCCGGGTCACCTTTTCTCTCCGCCTTGCGAGCACGTTTGCTACTGCGGTGATCGGGGCTTGTGCGGCGGCGTTTGAGAGGGCTGGATGGAGGTGTTTCCTTTAACCCCTCCTCAACTTCCTCCTNNNNNNNNNNNNNNNNNNNNNNNNNNNNNNNNNNNNNNNNNNNNNNNNNNNNNNNNNNNNNNNNNNNNNNNNNNNNNNNNNNNNNNNNNNNNNNNNNNNNNNNNNNNNNNNNNNNNNNNNNNNNNNNNNNNNNNNNNNNNNNNNNNNNNNNNNNNNNNNNNNNNNNNNNNNNNNNNNNNNNNNNNNNNNNNNNNNNNNNNNNNNNNNNNNNNNNNNNNNNNNNNNNNNNNNNNNNNNNNNNNNNNNNNNNNNNNNNNNNNNNNNNNNNNNNNNNNNNNNNNNNNNNNNNNNNNNNNNNNNNNNNNNNNNNNNNNNNNNNNNNNNNNNNNNNNNNNNNNNNNNNNNNNNNNNNNNNNNNNNNNNNNNNNNNNNNNNNNNNNNNNNNNNNNNNNNNNNNNNNNNNNNNNNNNNNNNNNNNNNNNNNNNNNNNNNNNNNNNNNNNNNNNNNNNNNNNNNNNNNNNNNNNNNNNNNNNNNNNNNNNNNNNNNNNNNNNNNNNNNNNNNNNNNNNNNNNNNNNNNNNNNNNNNNNNNNNNNNNNNNNNNNNNNNNNNNNNNNNNNNNNNNNNNNNNNNNNNNNNNNNNNNNNNNNNNNNNNNNNNNNNNNNNNNNNNNNNNNNNNNNNNNNNNNNNNNNNNNNNNNNNNNNNNNNNNNNNNNNNNNNNNNNNNNNNNNNNNNNNNNNNNNNNNNNNNNNNNNNNNNNNNNNNNNNNNNNNNNNNNNNNNNNNNNNNNNNNNNNNNNNNNNNNNNNNNNNNNNNNNNNNNNNNNNNNNNNNNNNNNNNNNNNNNNNNNNNNNNNNNNNNNNNNNNNNNNNNNNNNNNNNNNNNNNNNNNNNNNNNNNNNNNNNNNNNNNNNNNNNNNNNNNNNNNNNNNNNNNNNNNNNNNNNNNNNNNNNNNNNNNNNNNNNNNNNNNNNNNNNNNNNNNNNNNNNNNNNNNNNNNNNNNNNNNNNNNNNNNNNNNNNNNNNNNNNNNNNNNNNNNNNNNNNNNNNNNNNNNNNNNNNNNNNNNNNNNNNNNNNNNNNNNNNNNNNNNNNNNNNNNNNNNNNNNNNNNNNNNNNNNNNNNNNNNNNNNNNNNNNNNNNNNNNNNNNNNNNNNNNNNNNNNNNNNNNNNNNNNNNNNNNNNNNNNNNNNNNNNNNNNNNNNNNNNNNNNNNNNNNNNNNNNNNNNNNNNNNNNNNNNNNNNNNNNNNNNNNNNNNNNNNNNNNNNNNNNNNNNNNNNNNNNNNNNNNNNNNNNNNNNNNNNNNNNNNNNNNNNNNNNNNNNNNNNNNNNNNNNNNNNNNNNNNNNNNNNNNNNNNNNNNNNNNNNNNNNNNNNNNNNNNNNNNNNNNNNNNNNNNNNNNNNNNNNNNNNNNNNNNNNNNNNNNNNNNNNNNNNNNNNNNNNNNNNNNNNNNNNNNNNNNNNNNNNNNNNNNNNNNNNNNNNNNNNNNNNNNNNNNNNNNNNNNNNNNNNNNNNNNNNNNNNNNNNNNNNNNNNNNNNNNNNNNNNNNNNNNNNNNNNNNNNNNNNNNNNNNNNNNNNNNNNNNNNNNNNNNNNNNNNNNNNNNNNNNNNNNNNNNNNNNNNNNNNNNNNNNNNNNNNNNNNNNNNNNNNNNNNNNNNNNNNNNNNNNNNNNNNNNNNNNNNNNNNNNNNNNNNNNNNNNNNNNNNNNNNNNNNNNNNNNNNNNNNNNNNNNNNNNNNNNNNNNNNNNNNNNNNNNNNNNNNNNNNNNNNNNNNNNNNNNNNNNNNNNNNNNNNNNNNNNNNNNNNNNNNNNNNNNNNNNNNNNNNNNNNNNNNNNNNNNNNNNNNNNNNNNNNNNNNNNNNNNNNNNNNNNNNNNNNNNNNNNNNNNNNNNNNNNNNNNNNNNNNNNNNNNNNNNNNNNNNNNNNNNNNNNNNNNNNNNNNNNNNNNNNNNNNNNNNNNNNNNNNNNNNNNNNNNNNNNNNNNNNNNNNNNNNNNNNNNNNNNNNNNNNNNNNNNNNNNNNNNNNNNNNNNNNNNNNNNNNNNNNNNNNNNNNNNNNNNNNNNNNNNNNNNNNNNNNNNNNNNNNNNNNNNNNNNNNNNNNNNNNNNNNNNNNNNNNNNNNNNNNNNNNNNNNNNNNNNNNNNNNNNNNNNNNNNNNNNNNNNNNNNNNNNNNNNNNNNNNNNNNNNNNNNNNNNNNNNNNNNNNNNNNNNNNNNNNNNNNNNNNNNNNNNNNNNNNNNNNNNNNNNNNNNNNNNNNNNNNNNNNNNNNNNNNNNNNNNNNNNNNNNNNNNNNNNNNNNNNNNNNNNNNNNNNNNNNNNNNNNNNNNNNNNNNNNNNNNNNNNNNNNNNNNNNNNNNNNNNNNNNNNNNNNNNNNNNNNNNNNNNNNNNNNNNNNNNNNNNNNNNNNNNNNNNNNNNNNNNNNNNNNNNNNNNNNNNNNNNNNNNNNNNNNNNNNNNNNNNNNNNNNNNNNNNNNNNNNNNNNNNNNNNNNNNNNNNNNNNNNNNNNNNNNNNNNNNNNNNNNNNNNNNNNNNNNNNNNNNNNNNNNNNNNNNNNNNNNNNNNNNNNNNNNNNNNNNNNNNNNNNNNNNNNNNNNNNNNNNNNNNNNNNNNNNNNNNNNNNNNNNNNNNNNNNNNNNNNNNNNNNNNNNNNNNNNNNNNNNNNNNNNNNNNNNNNNNNNNNNNNNNNNNNNNNNNNNNNNNNNNNNNNNNNNNNNNNNNNNNNNNNNNNNNNNNNNNNNNNNNNNNNNNNNNNNNNNNNNNNNNNNNNNNNNNNNNNNNNNNNNNNNNNNNNNNNNNNNNNNNNNNNNNNNNNNNNNNNNNNNNNNNNNNNNNNNNNNNNNNNNNNNNNNNNNNNNNNNNNNNNNNNNNNNNNNNNNNNNNNNNNNNNNNNNNNNNNNNNNNNNNNNNNNNNNNNNNNNNNNNNNNNNNNNNNNNNNNNNNNNNNNNNNNNNNNNNNNNNNNNNNNNNNNNNNNNNNNNNNNNNNNNNNNNNNNNNNNNNNNNNNNNNNNNNNNNNNNNNNNNNNNTGCTGGCAACTTCTTTGGACTTCAAAAGATTCCCCATTGGCCTCAGAAAATGGATTTTCCCATCTATTTCCTCTTTGAATGTGACAAATACGTTGATGTACTTGTCCACCTTACGTGCCGAAGTAAACAAGTCGAAATCCTTATCGTTGGAAATTTGAACAGGAGCTTCTCTTTCACCAACAACACAAGATCCGTGTTCACCAAGCCAATATGACATCTCAACGGCAACAGACATTCCAACTAGACCGTATGACTCAATAATGGCCCGCTTCAAGTCTTCAACAGAAGTTATCAACTTCGCATAGACAGCCCTCCCCATACGGTCGCTATCAAGTTTAAAATCCCAGTCACCAGTGTCGTACATAATCCACCGTCCAGAGATTACAACGATGTATGAATCGTGAACACCTACGAAAAATAAAACATAAATTTATTTAAAAATTCAATGTGCTAATCAGAAGCAATAAATATAGTTTCGCACAAAAAAACACCTGAATTCCGAACACCCTCAAATCTGTAATAAATGATTTCAGCAATAACTATAATGTCATAAATGCAATGGTGTACGGCTTATATATGATTTACCTTCGATGCTAGATACAGAACACCCACCATCCGCCATACCCTTTCCTCCCTCACCATATCGGATGCAGCTCATGCCTCTGTGTGTAAAATTCGCTGCCTCAAGTTCCCTTGTTCGGTAGCCTTTTTTACTCCTCAACAAGGAGACAGGCAAAGAGATAGGGTTCGTACGTTTTTGTATTAAATAATTAATAGTTGCCCTGTTTTTAATTAATAAATTAAAGTAAAACACATGTTTTCCAAAGTCACCAGTCATTAATGGCCATTCGTCCACCTTGGAGCCGTTGTTTCCCGCGAGAAATCATCACATATAAGGCCTTCAAGTTTTGGGGTCAAATAGCCCAAAAACGAAGCTCAATACCATGTTTCCTTCTGAAATTAAAATAATATAATATTCAATTCGTCTCTTACACGCACATCCGGCGCGCGTGTGTCGGTATTCCTGAGGCAAGTTTTTCTGGGCAAAAGACAGTCTGGTCCCACGAATTTCCGCTCAAGATTGTTGGGCAAAAAGGTTAAAACTGTCCACTTTTTCTTCTCTCTCCTACTAGGTTGCCCAACAACCTAATTAAAACATGGCCTTGCCCAAATTTCTAATTCAAACTTAAAAGTTGCCCAATCTTCTAATTTTCTCTATAATAACTGGTCGTTTTGTCAAATGTCATATTAGGGAATATAGCCGGACCAAATCATTTAGGCCAGTGGCAGTAGTTGTAAATTCTCTAGTAATGAAAGGGTTTCTATATAAATTGGGTGAGGAAGGTTGAAAGCTTGACACGTCAACAAAATGACAGTGTTGTGAATATAGTACACAATTAAAGTTACTCTTCTCCAATATTTCTCAATTAATAAGAAAGGGATGGTATGCGTATAAATATACGCGTTTCACATAATATTATAGATTTATCCAGCCTTTTTTATCCAACCTTAACGCGAGTATCGTAAAAAGTAAGCAATTTCAAGTTTTACATACCTAGAAATTCAAATTTAGTTGATAATATGCAATAGATTATATCCTACTTTATAGTTAATGCAAAATTTATGACCCATATTCCTTTTAAATTGGAAATTTCATAAGTTTTTAATCACAATGAAAATTCATTTTATACCGATCAAACTCTTTTTTCATATCAAATTTAGTTATGGATTGTATATATTTTAGAAAAACAGACGGAGTACTTAAAATAAAATATTAGTGTCTGTATAATTTTATTTATACAAATATAATATATATATTCCTTTTTTGCTTGCATGACTCCTTAACACGCATTAGACATTTTCCTTCACATGTGGGTATGCTTTTGCGAAAGTTCAAATGCCTATATTATTTTGTGACATTATATTACTTATTGTTCTATGGAGATGATGACAATAATGATGTATTGGTTGATTGCTGATGGGAGAGAATGAATGTTTACTCTGGTTGGCCTCCCACAAACTTTCCGAAATCAAAGAACACATTTCCGCAAAATAAAAATAAAGTGAAGCAAAAAGAGAGCTTTGATCTTGATTTTCTCTTGAGTATTAACAATCTCTCTTTTCTGCCGAAAGGTAAACTGGAATTATTACAACATCGTTTTCGTCTTACTTAGGTGATGATTGTTTCAGTAGTTTTTAGTTTTAGTTTTTGGTTTTTGGTTTTTAGA
Proteins encoded in this window:
- the LOC106338657 gene encoding uncharacterized protein LOC106338657 → MTGDFGKHVFYFNLLIKNRATINYLIQKRTNPISLPVSLLRSKKGYRTRELEAANFTHRGMSCIRYGEGGKGMADGGCSVSSIEGVHDSYIVVISGRWIMYDTGDWDFKLDSDRMGRAVYAKLITSVEDLKRAIIESYGLVGMSVAVEMSYWLGEHGSCVVGEREAPVQISNDKDFDLFTSARKVDKYINVFVTFKEEIDGKIHFLRPMGNLLKSKEEEVEEGLKETPPSSPLKRRRTSPDHRSSKRARKAERKGDPEDEGYGYPGEEETGLKDDDEGDYWEWLQMDTDVDDDASDWTDDTLGSGQFRMDNYPDSSGTDSSTYEY